Proteins found in one Actinokineospora alba genomic segment:
- a CDS encoding carboxymuconolactone decarboxylase family protein: protein MTFLPSLPENAVLFDVFKAYPDTARPIIEYHETVMRGPSPFSLAERELIAAYVSGVNNCAYCHGVHTATAEAHGVEPGLLGAALADLDSARVDPRLLPVLRYVGKLTQTPSAMTPADAEAVYAAGWDESALHSAVLVCALFNFMNRMVEGLGVSADASYFSVSAKRLHDIGYVGLAKLIPPAAA, encoded by the coding sequence GTGACCTTCTTGCCGTCGCTGCCCGAGAACGCCGTCCTGTTCGACGTGTTCAAGGCCTACCCCGACACCGCCCGCCCGATCATCGAGTACCACGAGACGGTGATGCGCGGCCCGTCCCCGTTCAGCCTGGCCGAACGTGAGCTGATCGCCGCTTACGTCTCGGGGGTCAACAACTGCGCGTACTGCCACGGCGTGCACACAGCCACCGCCGAGGCTCACGGTGTCGAACCGGGATTGCTGGGAGCCGCGCTCGCCGACCTCGACAGCGCCCGGGTGGACCCGCGACTGCTGCCCGTGCTGCGGTACGTCGGCAAACTCACCCAGACCCCGTCCGCGATGACCCCGGCCGACGCCGAGGCCGTCTACGCCGCGGGCTGGGATGAGTCCGCACTGCACAGCGCCGTCCTCGTGTGCGCGTTGTTCAACTTCATGAACCGCATGGTCGAGGGCTTGGGCGTGAGCGCGGACGCGAGCTACTTCTCCGTGTCGGCGAAGCGTCTGCATGACATCGGATATGTGGGGCTGGCCAAATTGATCCCACCGGCGGCCGCCTGA
- a CDS encoding heavy metal translocating P-type ATPase, which produces MTTNLTRTAEIELSIGGMTCASCANRIERKLNKLDGVTATVNYATEKANVTYAEGIDPGTLVAQVEAAGYTAKLPTKEEPEVEERDPLRDRLVGSAVLAVPVVAMAMAPALQFTYWQWVSLALASPVIVWGAWPFHRAAWMNLRHGAATMDTLVSIGTLAAYLWSLYALLLGSAGVPGMTHPFELTIARGSGEAIYLEVAAGVTTFILAGRYFESRAKRRAGAALRALLDLGAKDVAVLRDGVETRVPVGQLTVGDRFVVRPGEKVATDGVVDEGTSAIDASMMTGESVPVEVGPGAAVVGGTVNVGGRVVVVAKNVGEQTQLARMARMVEQAQTGKAEVQRLADRVSAVFVPVVIALAVGTLMFWLGAGASTSAAFTAAVAVLIIACPCALGLATPTALLVGTGRGAQLGILIKGPEVLESTRRVDTVVLDKTGTVTTGQMSLVDVQLAEGEDVETVLRLAGAVEDGSEHPIARAIVKAARDKVGDLPAVTGFSAIEGRGVRAKVSGEVVTVGRMLDQGLPSELVTAKAEAEERGHTAAVVAWGGRARALLVVADTVKPTSAEAVKLLRALGLSPVLLTGDNSAVARSVAAEVGISEVIAEVLPEEKVEVIARLQRSGKVVAMVGDGVNDAAALATADLGLAMGTGTDVAIEAGDLTLVRGDLRAAADAIRLSRRTLRTIKGNLFWAFAYNVAALPLAAAGLLNPMLAGAAMAASSVFVVTNSLRLRGFR; this is translated from the coding sequence GTGACCACGAACCTGACCAGGACGGCCGAGATCGAACTCTCGATCGGCGGCATGACCTGCGCGTCGTGTGCGAACCGGATCGAGCGCAAGCTCAACAAGCTCGACGGTGTGACCGCGACGGTCAACTACGCGACCGAGAAGGCGAACGTCACCTACGCCGAGGGCATCGACCCGGGCACGCTCGTGGCCCAGGTCGAAGCCGCCGGGTACACGGCGAAACTTCCCACCAAGGAGGAGCCCGAGGTCGAGGAGCGCGACCCGCTGCGGGACCGGCTGGTCGGCTCGGCCGTCCTCGCGGTGCCGGTGGTCGCGATGGCCATGGCGCCCGCGCTGCAGTTCACCTACTGGCAGTGGGTGTCGCTGGCCCTGGCGTCCCCGGTGATCGTGTGGGGCGCGTGGCCGTTCCACCGCGCGGCCTGGATGAACCTGCGCCACGGCGCCGCGACCATGGACACCCTGGTGTCGATCGGCACGCTGGCCGCGTACCTGTGGTCGCTCTACGCGTTGCTGCTCGGCTCGGCGGGCGTGCCCGGCATGACGCACCCGTTCGAGCTGACCATCGCGCGCGGGTCCGGTGAGGCCATCTACCTGGAGGTGGCCGCGGGCGTCACCACGTTCATCCTGGCCGGCCGGTACTTCGAGTCCCGCGCCAAGCGACGGGCCGGTGCCGCGCTGCGGGCGCTCCTCGACCTGGGCGCGAAAGACGTCGCCGTGCTGCGTGACGGTGTCGAGACGCGGGTGCCGGTCGGGCAGCTGACCGTCGGCGACCGGTTTGTTGTACGGCCAGGGGAGAAGGTCGCGACCGACGGCGTGGTCGACGAAGGCACGTCGGCGATCGACGCGAGCATGATGACCGGCGAATCGGTGCCGGTGGAGGTCGGTCCGGGCGCGGCCGTTGTCGGCGGGACAGTGAACGTCGGCGGCAGGGTGGTCGTCGTGGCCAAGAACGTAGGCGAGCAGACGCAGCTGGCCCGGATGGCGCGGATGGTCGAGCAGGCGCAGACCGGGAAGGCCGAGGTCCAGCGGCTCGCCGACCGGGTCTCGGCGGTGTTCGTCCCGGTCGTGATCGCGCTGGCCGTCGGCACGCTGATGTTCTGGCTGGGCGCCGGGGCATCGACGTCCGCGGCGTTCACCGCGGCGGTGGCCGTGCTCATCATCGCCTGCCCGTGCGCGCTTGGGCTGGCCACGCCGACGGCGCTGCTCGTCGGCACCGGACGTGGCGCGCAGCTGGGCATTCTGATCAAGGGGCCGGAGGTGCTGGAGTCGACCCGGCGGGTGGACACGGTGGTGCTGGACAAGACCGGCACGGTGACCACCGGTCAGATGTCCCTTGTGGACGTTCAGCTCGCCGAGGGCGAGGACGTCGAGACCGTGCTGCGGCTGGCGGGCGCGGTGGAGGACGGGTCGGAGCATCCCATCGCCCGGGCGATCGTGAAGGCCGCGCGCGACAAGGTCGGCGATTTGCCCGCGGTCACGGGCTTCTCGGCCATCGAAGGTCGGGGTGTGCGTGCCAAGGTGTCCGGCGAGGTGGTGACTGTTGGCCGGATGCTTGACCAGGGCTTGCCCAGCGAGCTGGTGACGGCCAAGGCGGAGGCCGAGGAGCGTGGCCACACGGCGGCCGTCGTGGCTTGGGGAGGCCGGGCGCGTGCGTTGCTTGTCGTGGCCGACACGGTGAAGCCGACTTCGGCTGAAGCGGTGAAGCTGTTGCGGGCGTTGGGATTGTCGCCGGTGCTGCTGACCGGGGACAACTCGGCTGTCGCGCGGTCTGTGGCTGCTGAGGTGGGGATCAGCGAGGTGATCGCTGAGGTGTTGCCTGAGGAGAAGGTCGAGGTCATCGCTCGGTTGCAGCGGTCTGGCAAGGTTGTGGCGATGGTGGGTGATGGGGTCAACGATGCCGCTGCGCTTGCTACGGCGGATCTTGGGTTGGCTATGGGGACTGGGACGGATGTGGCGATCGAGGCTGGGGATCTGACGCTGGTTCGTGGGGATCTGCGGGCTGCTGCGGATGCGATTCGGTTGTCTCGGCGGACTTTGCGGACTATCAAGGGGAATCTGTTTTGGGCGTTCGCTTATAACGTGGCTGCGTTGCCGTTGGCCGCTGCTGGGTTGTTGAATCCGATGTTGGCTGGTGCGGCGATGGCTGCTAGTTCGGTGTTCGTTGTGACCAATAGCTTGCGGTTGCGGGGGTTTCGCTGA
- a CDS encoding DUF6187 family protein, which produces MSDTSFDLPALDDPASTETGIMLLGLDPDRLLACLAVVTLADDAGQVAMLVDHVRHGGAELTMPDLVAAGARRWRSIRPELADADPSPSTSASLRQAWERSHRTLTTVFSTVGPAGVVYLTACWLRRADIDNLVATLGGTP; this is translated from the coding sequence TTGTCTGACACCAGCTTCGACCTGCCCGCCCTCGACGACCCGGCGTCCACCGAAACCGGGATCATGCTGCTCGGGCTCGACCCGGACCGGCTGCTGGCCTGCTTGGCCGTGGTCACCCTCGCCGACGACGCCGGTCAGGTCGCCATGCTCGTCGACCACGTCCGCCACGGCGGTGCCGAGCTGACCATGCCCGACCTGGTCGCCGCGGGCGCCCGCCGGTGGCGTTCGATCCGCCCGGAACTCGCCGACGCCGACCCCAGCCCGTCGACGTCCGCGTCGCTCCGCCAGGCATGGGAGCGCAGCCACCGCACTCTCACCACCGTCTTCAGCACGGTCGGCCCGGCCGGGGTGGTCTACCTGACGGCCTGCTGGCTGCGCCGCGCCGACATCGACAACCTGGTCGCCACTCTGGGAGGAACCCCGTGA
- a CDS encoding universal stress protein, which translates to MTALVVGVDHRDLSFKVLAVAADLATKLGTDLHVVHAIDLRDYPVDPDSADWEQHAEAALTELRGNIERALETHIGRWTYAVQVGEPVPTLKTAADEHDALMIVVGHHKHWTPVRVTRGSVGAGLSRTAHRPVLIVPEQPEN; encoded by the coding sequence ATGACCGCACTCGTGGTCGGCGTCGACCACCGGGACCTGAGCTTCAAAGTCCTGGCGGTCGCCGCCGACCTCGCCACGAAACTGGGCACGGACCTGCATGTGGTGCACGCGATCGACCTGCGCGACTACCCGGTCGACCCGGACTCGGCGGACTGGGAACAACACGCCGAAGCCGCCCTCACCGAACTACGCGGAAACATCGAGCGGGCCCTGGAAACCCATATAGGACGGTGGACCTACGCGGTCCAGGTGGGCGAACCAGTCCCGACACTCAAGACAGCGGCAGACGAGCACGACGCATTGATGATCGTGGTAGGCCACCACAAACACTGGACCCCCGTACGGGTCACCCGCGGCTCGGTGGGCGCAGGCCTGAGCCGCACCGCCCACCGCCCGGTCCTGATCGTCCCCGAGCAGCCGGAAAATTGA
- a CDS encoding ZIP family metal transporter, translating into MWEAMWWGLVGGLALVVGAIVGLVGNPRPKVIALVMAFGSGVLISALAFELAAEAFSGGGALALAAGLAAGSAAFFLGDLVIDRRGGEHRKRSDGRQRSGAPLAIVLGSLLDGIPESAAIGVSLLDGGAVGTAVVAAVFLSNVPESMAAASGLRKAGHSARWILGLWAGVAAVSALAAGLGFATLGGASPETVAVVQAFAAGAILTMLADTMMPEAFENGGSATGVVATFGFTTAFLVSHLA; encoded by the coding sequence ATGTGGGAAGCCATGTGGTGGGGACTGGTGGGCGGCCTCGCGCTGGTGGTCGGCGCGATCGTCGGCCTGGTGGGCAATCCCCGGCCGAAGGTCATCGCCCTGGTCATGGCCTTCGGCTCCGGCGTGCTGATCAGTGCCCTGGCCTTCGAACTGGCGGCGGAGGCGTTCAGCGGCGGCGGTGCGCTCGCCCTCGCGGCCGGTCTGGCCGCGGGCTCGGCGGCGTTCTTCCTCGGCGACCTGGTCATCGACCGGCGCGGCGGTGAACACCGCAAACGGTCGGACGGCCGCCAGCGCTCCGGCGCCCCACTCGCGATCGTGCTCGGCTCGCTGCTCGACGGCATCCCCGAGTCCGCCGCGATCGGCGTGTCCCTCCTCGACGGCGGCGCGGTCGGCACCGCCGTGGTGGCGGCGGTGTTCCTGTCCAACGTCCCCGAGTCGATGGCCGCCGCGTCCGGGCTGCGCAAGGCGGGCCACTCCGCCCGGTGGATCCTCGGCCTCTGGGCGGGCGTGGCCGCCGTTTCCGCCCTGGCCGCCGGACTCGGCTTTGCCACCCTCGGCGGCGCGTCACCGGAGACAGTCGCGGTCGTCCAGGCGTTCGCCGCGGGCGCCATCCTGACCATGCTGGCCGACACGATGATGCCGGAGGCGTTCGAGAACGGCGGCAGCGCGACCGGCGTGGTGGCCACTTTCGGCTTCACCACGGCGTTTCTCGTCAGCCACTTGGCGTGA
- a CDS encoding S8 family serine peptidase, with protein MARFAMRLRPDQDPAVTTARLVAERGAQVEPLSADDPDILIIDLPDRVFATDADAFSDAYTLADDYGALAVEPDLPTALFPEPDPVRGADFPPGCWSPEHPNLAAEWALWTIRAPQAWEYSRSQGKPERGEGIVVGQPDTGVIRHRELDGVLAVQGYDFVDNDNDPTDPLADGNPGHGTATASVIVSPNTHVVTGAAPRVRHMAIRAIESVVRVTQVSVAKAVVWATDHGAHVITMSLGGLPSFALDRAINRAVAANVIVMAAAGNCVGTVVWPARYDNCVAVAGTTPDDTPWRGTCKGKAVDISAPGENVYRARIPQFPGDGDSGQGQGTSLAVALTAAVAALWLAHHGRDRVIASARGRGETVQALFQRLIRDTARRPPGWNTNEMGAGIIDAQALLTKTLDARTPTADAAGTGSVPELITELLGDIDLRVDWDRYGPELASLILRTLLGDRTTTLPSGELRAAITNEHLRRFLRL; from the coding sequence ATGGCTCGTTTCGCGATGCGGTTGCGACCTGACCAGGACCCCGCGGTCACCACGGCGCGGCTCGTCGCCGAACGCGGCGCCCAAGTCGAGCCCCTATCAGCCGACGACCCGGACATCTTGATCATCGACCTCCCCGACCGCGTCTTCGCCACCGACGCCGACGCCTTCAGCGACGCCTACACCCTGGCCGACGACTACGGGGCCCTCGCCGTCGAACCCGACCTGCCCACCGCCTTGTTCCCCGAACCCGACCCGGTGCGCGGCGCGGATTTCCCGCCCGGCTGCTGGTCCCCGGAGCATCCCAACCTGGCCGCGGAGTGGGCCCTGTGGACGATCCGGGCACCGCAGGCATGGGAGTACTCGCGGAGTCAGGGAAAGCCCGAGCGCGGCGAGGGAATCGTCGTCGGCCAACCCGACACCGGCGTCATCCGCCACCGCGAGCTGGACGGTGTCCTGGCCGTCCAGGGCTACGACTTCGTCGACAACGACAACGACCCGACCGATCCGCTGGCGGACGGAAACCCCGGTCACGGCACCGCCACGGCCAGCGTCATCGTCTCCCCCAACACCCACGTCGTCACCGGCGCGGCGCCTCGGGTGCGACACATGGCGATCCGTGCGATCGAGAGCGTCGTGCGGGTGACGCAGGTGTCGGTCGCGAAAGCCGTCGTGTGGGCGACGGACCACGGAGCCCACGTGATCACGATGAGCCTCGGCGGTCTGCCGTCGTTCGCCTTGGACCGGGCGATCAACCGCGCGGTGGCGGCAAACGTGATCGTCATGGCGGCGGCGGGAAACTGTGTGGGCACAGTCGTATGGCCCGCCCGCTACGACAACTGCGTGGCCGTGGCGGGCACCACCCCGGACGACACCCCATGGCGTGGGACGTGCAAGGGAAAGGCGGTCGACATCTCCGCCCCCGGCGAGAACGTCTACCGGGCGCGCATCCCCCAGTTCCCGGGTGACGGGGATTCGGGACAAGGACAGGGAACGAGCCTCGCGGTGGCCCTCACCGCGGCCGTCGCGGCCCTATGGCTGGCCCACCACGGGCGAGACCGGGTGATCGCCAGCGCAAGAGGCCGGGGCGAGACCGTACAAGCCCTGTTCCAGCGCCTCATCCGAGACACCGCCCGACGCCCACCAGGCTGGAACACCAACGAAATGGGCGCGGGCATCATCGACGCCCAAGCCCTCCTGACCAAAACCCTCGACGCAAGAACCCCAACGGCCGACGCGGCAGGTACCGGCTCCGTCCCCGAACTGATCACCGAACTACTCGGCGACATCGACCTACGCGTCGACTGGGACCGATATGGCCCGGAGTTGGCGTCCCTGATCCTGCGCACCCTTCTCGGCGACCGCACGACAACCCTCCCGTCAGGGGAGTTGAGGGCAGCCATAACCAACGAACACCTACGCCGATTCCTCCGCCTCTAG
- a CDS encoding FAD-dependent monooxygenase produces the protein MMKFMPEPHLLESPRGREWPHPLVSRSAATGPLPVRADVVIVGAGPAGLAVASALWHLGVSDVVLLDRDGRPCQRFFDRIDTLGQRVLRSPYEHHPGVEGYRDCELLDFARLHWSRLTPVERREIRMAQAGHRSVVPVDVFEAYSRHIAAVHGVTARTWCADVHEVRPGRTGLAVHTDHGRVNARFTVLCLGEERRAAPAAWSGGVGYWDEPVPASARSVVVVGAGLSAAHVIANSLARGLTVRWVLRENEERYQCADVNASFFRPEGRARFDHSSWSDRLTLMGRHRRASVMFEFQPLLRAAEADGRLTVHRGHAVVDARPGAVRLADGNTVHGDHVVLAIGTTPSTGEGLLPADIVRARDGWPDLDERTLAYRADPRVLAVGAAACMVLGPAARNIDGHRVATARVAATIAARIGVTVPTAMEVAALV, from the coding sequence ATGATGAAGTTCATGCCCGAGCCGCACCTGCTGGAGTCGCCGAGAGGTCGGGAGTGGCCGCACCCCTTGGTATCGCGGTCGGCAGCCACGGGTCCGCTGCCCGTCCGCGCCGACGTGGTCATCGTGGGCGCGGGCCCGGCCGGACTGGCGGTGGCGTCCGCGCTGTGGCACCTCGGTGTGTCCGATGTGGTCCTGCTCGACCGCGACGGCAGGCCGTGTCAGCGGTTCTTCGACCGGATCGACACCCTCGGGCAGCGTGTCCTGCGTTCGCCTTACGAGCATCACCCCGGTGTCGAGGGCTACCGCGACTGTGAACTGCTCGACTTCGCCCGGCTGCACTGGTCCCGGCTCACTCCCGTGGAGCGCAGGGAGATCCGCATGGCGCAGGCCGGGCACCGATCCGTTGTCCCGGTGGACGTCTTCGAGGCGTACAGCCGCCACATCGCCGCCGTGCACGGAGTGACCGCGCGGACCTGGTGCGCCGACGTGCACGAGGTACGGCCCGGTCGGACAGGTCTGGCCGTGCACACCGACCATGGCCGTGTCAACGCGCGCTTCACCGTGCTGTGCCTCGGCGAGGAACGCCGCGCCGCACCCGCCGCCTGGTCGGGCGGAGTGGGCTACTGGGACGAGCCCGTGCCCGCCTCCGCCCGGTCGGTCGTCGTGGTCGGTGCCGGGCTGAGTGCCGCGCACGTCATCGCGAACTCCTTGGCCCGCGGCCTGACTGTGCGCTGGGTGCTCCGCGAGAACGAGGAGCGCTACCAGTGCGCTGACGTCAACGCCTCCTTCTTCCGCCCGGAAGGCCGTGCCCGTTTCGACCACTCGTCCTGGTCGGACCGGCTCACCCTCATGGGCCGCCACCGTCGTGCTTCGGTCATGTTCGAGTTCCAGCCCCTCCTGCGCGCCGCGGAAGCCGACGGCAGGCTGACCGTGCACCGCGGGCACGCCGTGGTGGACGCCCGCCCGGGCGCTGTGCGACTCGCCGACGGCAACACCGTGCACGGGGACCACGTTGTCCTCGCCATCGGCACCACGCCGTCCACCGGCGAGGGCCTGCTGCCCGCCGACATCGTGCGCGCCCGCGACGGTTGGCCTGACCTGGACGAACGCACCCTCGCCTACCGCGCGGACCCCCGCGTGCTCGCCGTCGGCGCCGCCGCCTGCATGGTGCTCGGACCCGCCGCCCGCAACATCGACGGCCACCGGGTCGCCACCGCCCGGGTCGCCGCCACCATCGCCGCCCGAATCGGCGTGACCGTGCCGACCGCGATGGAGGTCGCAGCCCTTGTCTGA
- a CDS encoding metal-sensitive transcriptional regulator: MAVDSSNREAYLKRLRRVEGQIRGLQRMVEEDKYCIDILTQVSAATKALQAFSLELLDEHLATCVVEAAAAGGDEAAVKVKEASDAIARLVRS, encoded by the coding sequence GTGGCCGTCGACAGCAGTAACCGCGAGGCCTATCTGAAGCGACTGCGCCGGGTGGAGGGGCAGATCCGGGGCCTGCAGCGGATGGTCGAGGAAGACAAGTACTGCATCGACATCCTCACCCAGGTGTCCGCGGCGACCAAAGCCTTACAGGCGTTCTCCCTCGAACTGCTCGACGAGCACCTCGCCACCTGCGTGGTCGAGGCCGCGGCCGCGGGCGGCGACGAGGCCGCGGTGAAGGTCAAGGAGGCGTCGGACGCCATCGCCAGGCTGGTCCGATCCTAG
- a CDS encoding metal-sensitive transcriptional regulator produces MHGYSGDKDDYLKRLRRIEGQIRGLQRMVEEDKYCIDILTQVSAATKALQAVSLGLVDQHLHHCVAEAVAEGGQIADDKVREASAAIARLVRS; encoded by the coding sequence ATGCACGGCTACAGCGGCGACAAAGACGACTACCTGAAGCGACTGCGCCGGATCGAAGGGCAGATCCGCGGCTTGCAGCGGATGGTCGAGGAAGACAAGTACTGCATCGACATCCTCACCCAGGTGTCGGCCGCGACCAAGGCGCTGCAGGCGGTCTCGCTCGGGCTGGTCGACCAGCACCTGCACCACTGCGTCGCCGAGGCGGTCGCCGAGGGCGGGCAGATCGCCGACGACAAGGTCCGCGAGGCCAGCGCCGCGATCGCGCGTCTCGTCCGGTCGTAG
- a CDS encoding TRM11 family SAM-dependent methyltransferase → MADYALLILPSTNRVYADSSVALTVAELEVFNQSVVDGRIGDIARTELAGVPYVTFSADALDETDIAYLANLSSMYALFRLDGKLLEPVHLHRLDAFDSDLITILKYQGKTNELFTKLLLNVTLMSSARARDMLEHRLTVLDPMCGRGTTLNQAIMYGYDAAGIDLDQKDFEAYAAFLQTWLKRKRIKHHAEVVKVRRDKQHLGRKLQASIGLSKESYKAGDALSLTYVNADTTRARDFHRPESVDLIVTDAPYGVQHGSRAGQTLQRTPLELLREATPAWAKLLRPGGSIGIAVNTNVAPRADTLEILAHAGLDPLDDGPYRAFEHRVDQAIIRDIVIARKP, encoded by the coding sequence ATGGCCGACTACGCACTCCTCATCCTGCCCTCGACGAACCGTGTGTACGCCGATTCGTCGGTCGCGCTCACCGTGGCCGAACTCGAGGTGTTCAACCAGTCCGTCGTGGACGGTCGCATCGGCGACATCGCCCGCACCGAACTCGCCGGAGTCCCCTACGTCACCTTCAGCGCCGACGCGCTCGACGAGACGGACATCGCCTACCTCGCGAACCTGTCGTCGATGTACGCGCTGTTCCGACTCGACGGCAAGCTGCTCGAGCCGGTGCACCTGCACCGCCTCGACGCGTTCGACAGTGACCTGATCACCATCCTGAAGTACCAGGGCAAGACGAACGAGCTGTTCACCAAGCTGCTGCTCAACGTCACCCTCATGTCGTCGGCGCGGGCCCGCGACATGCTCGAGCACCGGCTGACCGTGCTGGACCCGATGTGCGGGCGCGGCACCACGCTCAACCAGGCGATCATGTACGGCTACGACGCCGCGGGCATCGACCTCGACCAGAAGGACTTCGAGGCGTACGCGGCGTTCCTGCAGACCTGGCTCAAGCGCAAGCGGATCAAGCACCACGCCGAGGTCGTCAAGGTGCGGCGGGACAAGCAGCACCTGGGCCGCAAACTGCAGGCGTCCATCGGCCTGAGCAAGGAAAGCTACAAGGCGGGCGACGCGCTGTCGCTGACCTACGTCAACGCCGACACCACCCGAGCCCGCGACTTCCACCGCCCCGAGAGCGTCGACCTGATCGTCACCGACGCCCCTTATGGTGTGCAGCACGGCAGCCGCGCGGGCCAGACGCTCCAGCGCACCCCACTGGAACTGCTCCGCGAGGCCACCCCCGCCTGGGCCAAGCTGCTGAGGCCGGGCGGGTCCATCGGGATCGCGGTGAACACCAACGTCGCCCCCAGGGCCGACACCCTCGAAATCCTCGCCCACGCGGGCTTGGACCCCCTCGACGACGGCCCGTACCGCGCCTTCGAACACCGAGTCGACCAGGCAATCATCCGCGACATCGTGATCGCCCGAAAACCATGA
- a CDS encoding DUF7711 family protein: MKRIRALHHLRTVADTCADMATRPESIFPLRVRELWAAGEILEPVDELDAVTVALVVDLPVDDVAWLTEPSGSQHWANAAKLQTAPVTVRWRSARAPVWNHVLRRPALIWDLDNGIAESTLDAIGDGDTADVRVDEPSTDAMAQRLADDLAVSLRALSSRTAHYADRRWKPGKLEPVADALWHASEGYLDLVKAIDCP; encoded by the coding sequence GTGAAGCGGATCCGCGCGCTGCACCATCTGAGGACCGTGGCCGACACGTGCGCCGACATGGCCACCCGGCCGGAGTCGATCTTCCCGCTCCGAGTGCGCGAATTATGGGCGGCCGGTGAGATCCTCGAGCCGGTCGACGAACTCGACGCCGTGACGGTCGCGCTGGTGGTCGACCTTCCGGTCGATGACGTCGCGTGGCTTACCGAGCCGTCCGGGTCGCAGCACTGGGCCAACGCGGCGAAGCTGCAGACCGCACCGGTCACCGTTCGGTGGCGTTCGGCGCGGGCTCCCGTGTGGAACCACGTGCTTCGCCGGCCCGCGCTCATCTGGGATCTCGACAACGGGATCGCCGAGTCGACCCTCGACGCGATCGGGGACGGGGACACCGCCGACGTCCGTGTCGACGAGCCGTCCACCGACGCCATGGCTCAGCGACTGGCCGACGACCTCGCTGTCAGCCTGCGCGCCTTGAGCTCCCGGACCGCCCACTACGCCGACCGCCGCTGGAAGCCCGGCAAGCTCGAACCGGTCGCCGACGCCCTCTGGCACGCGAGTGAGGGATATCTCGATCTCGTCAAAGCAATCGACTGCCCCTAG
- a CDS encoding DUF6328 family protein: protein MTLHPLPTSKDSADTHDEWNLRARGETPTQRLDRNYGELLQEVRVAQTGVQFLLAFLLALAFTPRFADITEFQRWTYVVSLIMGAAATALLIAPAPFHRLVFQRRLKRKLVRATSWFTLSGLCFLMLALGSSMMLILDVVLGTGPALWISGGIMAWFMTWWIAVPLWNRHRFGHRLVLSRQPDSR, encoded by the coding sequence ATGACCCTGCACCCGCTGCCCACCTCGAAAGACTCTGCCGATACCCACGACGAGTGGAACCTGCGGGCGCGGGGCGAGACACCGACGCAGCGGCTGGACCGCAACTACGGGGAGCTGCTGCAGGAAGTCCGGGTCGCGCAGACCGGTGTGCAGTTCCTGCTGGCGTTCCTGCTCGCGCTGGCGTTCACGCCGAGGTTCGCCGACATCACCGAGTTCCAGCGGTGGACCTATGTGGTCAGCCTGATCATGGGCGCGGCCGCGACCGCGCTGCTGATCGCGCCCGCGCCCTTCCACCGGCTGGTCTTCCAGCGCAGGCTCAAGCGCAAGCTGGTCCGCGCGACGAGCTGGTTCACCCTGTCCGGGCTGTGCTTCCTGATGCTGGCGCTCGGCTCGTCGATGATGCTGATTCTCGACGTGGTGCTCGGCACCGGACCGGCGCTGTGGATCTCCGGCGGAATCATGGCCTGGTTCATGACCTGGTGGATCGCGGTGCCACTGTGGAACCGGCACCGCTTCGGACACCGGCTGGTGCTGTCCCGTCAGCCCGACTCGCGGTAG